A section of the Bradyrhizobium oligotrophicum S58 genome encodes:
- a CDS encoding YciI family protein, giving the protein MIYIVTLSYVRPLDEVNAQLDGHRDWLIQHTKAGRILVTGPLEPRTGGLLLVRCADRAGLDRMMNEDPFVVHRLVEVEVRAFTPMLRAAAFPAEWAEEAKPI; this is encoded by the coding sequence ATGATCTATATCGTTACACTGAGCTATGTGCGCCCGCTCGATGAAGTGAACGCGCAGCTCGACGGCCATCGCGACTGGCTGATCCAGCATACCAAGGCCGGACGCATTCTCGTGACCGGTCCGCTTGAACCTCGAACCGGCGGACTGCTGCTCGTTCGCTGCGCCGATCGAGCGGGGCTCGATCGCATGATGAACGAAGATCCCTTCGTGGTGCATCGGCTGGTCGAGGTCGAGGTCAGGGCGTTCACGCCCATGCTCCGCGCCGCCGCTTTCCCCGCCGAGTGGGCCGAGGAGGCAAAGCCGATCTGA